The Thiogranum longum genome includes a region encoding these proteins:
- a CDS encoding DNA-binding protein → MALTRDFKETILERVNTDPDFRRALLRESVQCMLDGDMDTGKAIMRDYINATIGFKKLGEKTHKQPKSLMRMFSPKGNPQARNLFEIIAYLKKQEGIGLKICK, encoded by the coding sequence ATGGCATTGACACGTGACTTCAAGGAAACGATTCTGGAACGGGTGAACACAGATCCCGATTTCAGACGGGCACTTTTGCGTGAATCTGTCCAGTGTATGCTGGATGGCGATATGGATACGGGAAAAGCCATTATGCGCGATTATATCAATGCAACCATTGGCTTTAAGAAGCTTGGGGAGAAAACCCATAAACAGCCGAAAAGCCTGATGCGCATGTTCAGTCCAAAAGGAAACCCCCAGGCCAGAAACCTCTTTGAAATAATTGCGTATCTCAAGAAACAGGAAGGCATAGGCTTGAAGATTTGCAAATGA
- a CDS encoding acyltransferase family protein, whose amino-acid sequence MKHRTDIDGLRAIAVLPVILFHAGYSWLPGGFVGVDVFFVISGYLICSIILREMKQQRFSFLRFYERRARRILPALLVVLFTTLLAGYFFLLPDEYAILSEATLAALAFVPNIYFENTASTYFGLDIATQPLLHTWSLGIEEQFYILFPGLLLLLYKYFDKKIMKLALVAILAVSLAANILLAADFTTFTFYMIPTRAWELLAGVMLAIGLIPQVRGQLAANIVSSIGLALIIGTMLLLGENAVFPGINAVYPVLGTVMVLHGNTHVSTAVSWLLSRQPLVWIGLISYSLYLWHWPVTVYTGMLTDSSNSRLFIVALSIALSALSYRYVESRYRKPSERLPARRITGELGTIGALSAAGAVFIISGQGLAQRIPDAVMHVALTTHGDAEPEKCRTFTENRLGEEDEKGKLCQLGKQGGVPDFIIWGDSHAQSLSHALHLAALQTGKSGYSVTLGGCRPLLGVYRKHKEKCLKFNDAALKLIEETPSIRQVFLAGYWRIPLTSQGYDNSNFLIMDEKTGTTSPAENRLVFERGLHRTLERLKNRKVVIVEDIPEVGSQFGKSVANHFIRQAWLGTEHTAQFEYKLTTDKYEKIFSEVLSELPGNTELLKIRPWLCSDTSCPLLIDGKLVYADGDHLSRFGASLLVPALLPYLAPDGTAALSGAGPVKKTQPGKQ is encoded by the coding sequence ATGAAGCACCGTACTGACATCGACGGGTTACGTGCGATTGCCGTACTGCCGGTTATTCTCTTTCACGCCGGCTACTCCTGGCTGCCCGGTGGTTTTGTCGGGGTCGATGTCTTTTTCGTCATCTCCGGCTACCTGATCTGCTCCATCATCCTCAGGGAAATGAAACAGCAGCGCTTTTCTTTCCTGCGCTTTTATGAACGCCGGGCACGGCGCATTCTCCCCGCCCTGCTGGTCGTGCTGTTCACCACCCTGCTTGCCGGTTACTTCTTTCTGCTTCCGGATGAATACGCCATCCTGTCGGAAGCCACCCTGGCCGCCCTGGCGTTCGTGCCCAACATTTATTTTGAAAATACCGCCAGCACCTACTTTGGCCTGGACATCGCAACCCAGCCGCTGCTGCACACCTGGTCACTGGGTATCGAGGAACAGTTCTATATCCTGTTCCCCGGCCTTCTGCTGTTGCTATACAAGTACTTCGACAAAAAAATAATGAAACTGGCCCTGGTGGCCATACTGGCGGTATCGCTCGCCGCCAACATTCTGCTGGCAGCGGATTTCACCACGTTTACCTTTTATATGATCCCGACCCGCGCCTGGGAGCTGCTGGCCGGTGTCATGCTGGCTATTGGCCTTATTCCCCAGGTGCGCGGACAACTGGCCGCCAATATTGTCTCCAGCATCGGGCTGGCACTCATCATCGGCACCATGCTGCTGCTGGGTGAAAACGCGGTATTCCCGGGAATCAATGCCGTTTATCCCGTGCTGGGTACGGTAATGGTGCTGCATGGCAACACACATGTTTCCACCGCTGTCAGCTGGCTGCTCAGCCGCCAGCCACTGGTCTGGATCGGACTGATTTCCTACTCGCTATACCTGTGGCACTGGCCGGTAACGGTCTATACCGGCATGCTGACCGATTCCAGCAACAGCCGGCTGTTTATCGTCGCGCTGTCTATCGCACTTTCCGCACTTTCCTACCGCTATGTCGAAAGCCGTTACCGCAAACCCAGTGAGCGCCTGCCCGCCCGTCGCATCACCGGCGAACTCGGAACGATCGGCGCACTCTCCGCCGCCGGTGCTGTGTTTATTATTTCCGGACAAGGCCTCGCACAGAGAATACCGGACGCAGTAATGCACGTTGCCTTGACAACTCATGGTGACGCCGAACCGGAAAAGTGCCGAACCTTCACTGAAAACAGGTTGGGAGAAGAAGACGAAAAAGGGAAACTCTGCCAATTGGGAAAACAGGGTGGAGTACCCGACTTTATCATCTGGGGTGACTCACACGCACAGTCGCTTTCCCACGCACTGCATCTGGCTGCCCTGCAAACCGGCAAAAGCGGCTACTCAGTCACACTGGGGGGCTGTCGTCCACTACTCGGCGTGTACCGGAAACACAAGGAAAAGTGCCTGAAGTTCAACGACGCCGCATTGAAGCTGATTGAAGAAACACCCTCTATCCGGCAAGTATTCCTTGCCGGTTACTGGCGCATTCCGCTGACCAGCCAGGGGTATGACAACAGCAACTTTCTCATCATGGACGAGAAAACAGGTACCACCTCGCCGGCTGAAAACCGCCTGGTATTCGAGCGTGGCCTGCACCGCACACTGGAGAGACTGAAAAACCGCAAGGTTGTTATTGTCGAAGACATCCCGGAGGTTGGTTCGCAGTTCGGGAAATCCGTGGCCAACCATTTTATTCGCCAGGCCTGGCTCGGGACTGAACACACGGCACAATTTGAATACAAACTGACTACCGACAAATACGAAAAGATCTTTTCCGAAGTGCTCTCCGAACTCCCGGGCAACACAGAACTGCTGAAAATAAGACCCTGGCTGTGCAGCGACACGTCCTGCCCGCTGCTGATCGACGGGAAACTGGTCTATGCCGATGGCGACCACCTGTCGAGATTCGGTGCATCATTGCTGGTTCCCGCACTGCTGCCTTACCTGGCACCTGACGGGACTGCGGCACTTTCAGGGGCTGGCCCGGTGAAGAAAACGCAACCCGGCAAACAGTAA
- a CDS encoding type II toxin-antitoxin system RelE/ParE family toxin, whose amino-acid sequence MVEVREYIDARGVCPVEKWFRRLNAQAAARVTVALSKLEQGYSGDHKSVGAGVQELRINIGPGYRIYFGKDGEKIIILLGGGTKKKQQRDIHAAQERWKDYKRRKRLKN is encoded by the coding sequence ATGGTCGAAGTAAGGGAATACATCGACGCACGGGGAGTATGCCCCGTTGAAAAGTGGTTCAGGCGCCTGAATGCCCAGGCAGCCGCGAGAGTCACTGTCGCACTATCAAAACTTGAGCAAGGATATTCGGGCGATCATAAAAGCGTCGGCGCCGGTGTGCAGGAACTTCGCATCAATATTGGGCCCGGTTACCGTATCTATTTCGGCAAGGATGGCGAGAAAATCATCATCCTGCTTGGCGGTGGCACGAAGAAAAAACAACAACGCGACATACACGCCGCACAGGAACGTTGGAAAGACTATAAACGCCGCAAGAGGCTTAAGAACTAG
- a CDS encoding DUF3683 domain-containing protein: protein MPHRIREIPYNYTSFSDREIVLRFLGEEMWGVIETLRGERRTGRSARMLFEVLGDLWVVTRNPYIQDDLLENRKRFEQLIHALNHRLDQVVSRAKGNVEALRLVERARDAVSAFAAWFPKTRDLRARIRKRLARVTRADNIDFGGLARVSHATDATDWRVELPFVVISPDSEQEVREIVHACIDLGLTIIPRGGGTGYTGGAVPLHGDAAVINTEKLEALGELDMRQLEGVSQPVPTIRAEAGVVTRRVSERAEAAGYVFAVDPTSQDASTIGGNVSMNAGGKKAVLWGTTLDNLVSWRMVTPDGDWMEVERLDHNLGKIHDQETVRFRVHRYEADGVTRKSEPALLQMPGVSLRKEGLGKDVTDKFLGGLPGIQKEGCDGLITSAVFVVHRMPEQIRTVCLEFFGSDLARAVPAIVETKDYLDARDGVVLSGLEHLDERYVRAVKYSTKSPRRELPKMVLVMDIAGEDEAAVAEAASAVVRLANQRGGEGFIAVSPEARRQFWLDRARTAAIAAHTNAFKINEDVVIPLDRLSEYNEGIERINIEYSIRNKLAMIDAVREYLGASLPELKQYDDYEDSEENRAILADKQRAACERLDAVSARWKTILEKHEQPVAECRELAEGVDADAIRDNDRLIDLLLRRDLRISYRETIERPLKHSFSGREFEPVRERLDEIHAQVRSGRLFVATHMHAGDGNVHTNIPVNSNDYVMLHEAGRIVDRVMALARSLDGVISGEHGIGLTKIQYLDDATLEAFSDYKQLVDPRGVFNRGKLLKGSGLENAYTPSLRLVQQEALLLEASELGELNDDISNCLRCGKCKPVCTTHVPRANLLYSPRNKILATGVVIEAFLYEEQTRRGISTRHFDEMNDVADHCTICHKCLAPCPVDIDFGEVSVRMRSILREQGKKRFNAASWAAMAFLNITDPTTIKLMRKGMIEWGYKGQRLARRALQTLTGKHRSALPPATTGKPKMVEQVVHFMNKPMPGGLPTRTTRAMLGIEDGSVVPILRDPGKVDDRSDAVFYFPGCGSERLFSEVGLATLAMLYETGAQTVLPPGYLCCGYPQTSSGDLDKGKQISTDNRVLFHRLANTLNYMDIKTVILSCGTCMDQLQQYQFEQIFPGCRLLDIHEYLMEKGVSLEGVEGQQYLYHEPCHTPMKTHNSLKVAGQLLGADVKLSDRCCGEAGTLAVSRPDIATQIRFRKQEELENDLRGLTGKDRVTDGSVKLLTSCPACQQGLSRYAEDTGLETRYIVSELADRHLGKDWQKRFIEQARDGGIERVLL from the coding sequence ATGCCCCATCGCATACGCGAAATCCCCTATAACTATACGTCTTTCTCCGATCGCGAAATTGTATTGCGCTTTCTCGGTGAGGAGATGTGGGGCGTTATCGAAACGCTGCGTGGCGAACGCCGGACCGGCCGTTCTGCGCGCATGCTGTTCGAAGTCCTGGGCGACTTGTGGGTCGTCACGCGCAACCCTTATATCCAGGATGACCTGCTGGAAAACCGTAAACGCTTCGAGCAGCTGATCCATGCCCTGAATCATCGACTGGATCAGGTGGTCAGTCGTGCCAAGGGTAATGTCGAAGCGTTGCGACTGGTGGAGCGGGCGCGAGACGCCGTCAGTGCCTTTGCCGCCTGGTTCCCCAAAACACGTGACTTGCGTGCGCGCATTCGCAAACGTCTGGCGCGGGTAACGCGGGCAGACAATATCGACTTTGGCGGGCTGGCGCGTGTGTCGCATGCCACCGATGCGACAGACTGGCGCGTCGAATTACCCTTTGTGGTGATCAGCCCCGACAGTGAGCAGGAAGTGCGGGAGATTGTGCACGCCTGTATCGACCTCGGGCTGACGATTATTCCGCGTGGTGGTGGTACCGGTTATACCGGCGGCGCCGTGCCCCTGCATGGCGATGCTGCAGTGATCAATACCGAAAAGCTCGAAGCGCTCGGCGAACTGGACATGCGACAACTGGAAGGTGTCAGCCAGCCGGTGCCGACGATTCGCGCCGAAGCCGGGGTTGTGACGCGCCGGGTTTCGGAGCGTGCCGAGGCAGCCGGTTATGTTTTTGCGGTTGACCCTACCTCCCAGGACGCTTCCACCATCGGCGGTAATGTTTCCATGAATGCCGGTGGCAAGAAGGCTGTGCTGTGGGGTACCACACTCGATAACCTGGTGTCGTGGCGGATGGTGACGCCGGACGGTGACTGGATGGAGGTGGAACGCCTCGACCATAACCTGGGGAAAATTCACGATCAGGAAACAGTGCGCTTTCGTGTTCACCGCTATGAGGCCGATGGTGTTACGCGCAAGAGTGAGCCGGCGTTGCTGCAAATGCCGGGTGTGTCCTTGCGCAAGGAAGGCCTTGGCAAGGATGTAACCGACAAGTTTCTCGGTGGTCTGCCGGGTATCCAGAAAGAAGGCTGCGACGGCCTGATTACCTCGGCGGTATTTGTGGTTCACCGCATGCCCGAACAGATCCGCACCGTGTGTCTGGAGTTTTTCGGTTCGGATCTTGCGCGCGCCGTCCCTGCCATTGTTGAAACCAAGGATTACCTGGACGCACGCGACGGGGTGGTGTTATCCGGCCTGGAGCACCTCGACGAACGCTATGTGCGCGCCGTGAAATACAGCACCAAGTCGCCACGCCGCGAGTTGCCGAAGATGGTGCTGGTCATGGATATCGCCGGCGAGGACGAAGCGGCGGTTGCCGAAGCGGCCTCGGCGGTTGTGCGGCTGGCCAACCAGCGCGGTGGTGAAGGTTTTATCGCGGTCAGTCCTGAAGCGCGCAGGCAGTTCTGGCTGGACCGTGCGCGTACCGCGGCCATCGCCGCGCATACCAATGCTTTCAAAATTAACGAAGACGTGGTCATTCCGCTCGACAGACTGTCCGAGTACAACGAAGGAATCGAGCGCATCAATATCGAGTACTCGATCCGCAACAAGCTGGCGATGATCGACGCAGTACGCGAATACCTGGGCGCTAGCCTGCCCGAACTGAAGCAGTACGATGACTACGAAGACAGCGAAGAGAACCGCGCTATTCTCGCTGACAAGCAACGCGCTGCCTGTGAGCGCCTTGATGCGGTCAGCGCGCGCTGGAAGACTATACTGGAAAAACATGAGCAGCCGGTGGCCGAATGTCGTGAGCTGGCCGAAGGGGTGGACGCGGATGCAATCCGTGACAATGACCGGTTGATTGATTTGTTGCTGCGGCGTGACCTGCGCATTTCCTACCGGGAGACCATCGAACGCCCGCTCAAGCACAGTTTCAGTGGCCGTGAATTCGAACCGGTGCGCGAACGGCTGGATGAAATCCATGCGCAGGTGCGTTCCGGTCGTCTGTTTGTCGCTACCCATATGCACGCGGGCGACGGCAATGTACATACCAACATACCGGTTAACTCCAATGACTATGTCATGTTGCACGAAGCCGGGCGTATCGTGGACCGTGTTATGGCGCTGGCCCGTTCGCTGGATGGTGTGATTTCCGGCGAGCACGGTATCGGTCTTACCAAAATCCAGTACCTCGATGATGCAACACTGGAGGCCTTCTCTGACTACAAGCAGCTTGTTGATCCGCGCGGGGTGTTTAATCGTGGCAAGCTGTTAAAAGGCTCGGGGCTGGAGAATGCCTATACGCCCTCGTTAAGACTGGTGCAGCAGGAGGCCTTGTTGCTGGAAGCCAGTGAGCTGGGTGAGTTGAATGACGATATCAGCAACTGTCTGCGTTGCGGCAAGTGCAAACCGGTGTGTACCACCCATGTGCCGCGCGCCAACCTGCTGTACTCGCCGCGCAACAAGATACTCGCCACCGGCGTGGTGATCGAGGCGTTCCTGTATGAAGAACAAACCCGGCGTGGTATATCCACCCGACACTTCGACGAAATGAACGATGTGGCCGATCACTGCACCATCTGCCACAAATGCCTGGCGCCCTGTCCGGTCGATATTGATTTCGGTGAAGTGTCTGTGCGCATGCGCAGCATTCTTCGCGAGCAGGGCAAGAAACGTTTCAACGCGGCCAGTTGGGCCGCCATGGCGTTCCTCAATATTACCGATCCGACCACCATCAAGCTGATGCGCAAGGGTATGATCGAGTGGGGTTACAAGGGGCAGCGGCTGGCGCGCCGCGCGCTGCAAACCCTGACCGGGAAGCATCGTTCCGCGTTACCGCCGGCTACCACCGGCAAGCCGAAAATGGTCGAGCAGGTCGTACATTTTATGAACAAGCCCATGCCGGGCGGTTTGCCGACCCGGACCACGCGCGCCATGCTGGGCATCGAGGATGGCAGTGTTGTGCCTATCCTGCGCGACCCCGGAAAGGTCGATGATCGCTCGGATGCGGTGTTCTATTTTCCGGGTTGCGGTTCGGAGCGGTTGTTCAGTGAAGTGGGTCTCGCCACACTGGCCATGCTGTATGAAACAGGTGCGCAGACCGTTTTGCCGCCGGGTTACCTGTGTTGCGGTTACCCGCAAACCTCGTCCGGTGATCTCGATAAAGGCAAGCAGATTTCCACTGACAACCGTGTGCTGTTCCATCGCCTCGCCAATACACTCAACTACATGGACATCAAAACTGTCATCCTGTCCTGTGGCACCTGCATGGACCAGTTGCAGCAATACCAGTTCGAGCAGATCTTCCCGGGATGTCGTTTGCTCGACATCCACGAGTACCTGATGGAGAAGGGCGTCTCACTGGAGGGTGTGGAAGGGCAGCAATACCTGTATCACGAGCCCTGTCATACGCCAATGAAAACGCACAACTCACTGAAAGTGGCGGGCCAGTTACTGGGTGCAGACGTCAAGCTGTCGGATCGTTGTTGTGGTGAGGCAGGAACACTGGCCGTATCGCGCCCGGATATTGCCACCCAGATACGCTTCCGCAAACAGGAAGAACTTGAAAACGATTTGCGCGGTCTGACCGGCAAGGACAGGGTGACAGATGGCTCGGTCAAGTTGCTGACATCCTGCCCGGCCTGCCAGCAGGGGTTGTCGCGTTACGCGGAAGACACCGGCCTGGAAACCCGCTATATCGTCAGTGAGCTGGCGGATCGTCACCTGGGTAAAGACTGGCAGAAACGCTTTATCGAACAGGCGCGGGACGGTGGTATCGAGCGCGTGCTGCTTTAG
- the rpiA gene encoding ribose-5-phosphate isomerase RpiA, with protein sequence MDQDELKKQVAEAAIEYVEAGTVIGVGTGSTANFFIDALAKIKGKIDGTVASSIASAERLKGHGIPVLDLNEVGELSVYVDGADETNEQLHLIKGGGGALTREKIVAGASRKFVCICDESKLVKMLGAFPLPIEVIPMAQSFVARELVKHGGMPELRQGFTTDNGNIILDVKGMEIMEPCTLESALNNIPGIVTVGIFANRPADVLLLGTANGVKTLTA encoded by the coding sequence ATGGACCAGGACGAACTCAAGAAACAGGTCGCCGAAGCGGCCATCGAGTATGTTGAAGCAGGCACCGTCATCGGCGTCGGCACCGGCTCGACAGCCAACTTTTTCATCGACGCACTGGCAAAAATAAAGGGCAAGATCGACGGCACCGTCGCCAGTTCGATTGCCAGCGCCGAACGGCTGAAGGGACACGGCATCCCGGTACTGGACCTGAACGAGGTCGGTGAACTGTCGGTATATGTAGACGGTGCCGATGAGACCAACGAGCAGCTGCACCTGATCAAGGGCGGTGGTGGCGCGTTGACACGTGAAAAAATCGTCGCCGGTGCCAGCCGCAAATTCGTTTGTATCTGCGACGAGAGCAAGCTGGTGAAAATGCTCGGCGCCTTCCCGCTGCCCATCGAGGTTATCCCCATGGCGCAGAGCTTTGTTGCACGTGAGCTGGTCAAACACGGCGGCATGCCGGAGCTACGCCAGGGTTTTACGACGGACAATGGCAATATCATCCTCGACGTCAAGGGCATGGAAATTATGGAACCTTGTACGCTGGAGTCTGCGCTGAATAATATCCCGGGTATCGTCACCGTGGGCATATTTGCCAACCGGCCTGCTGATGTGCTGTTACTTGGCACGGCCAACGGGGTAAAAACGCTTACGGCCTGA
- the ilvA gene encoding threonine ammonia-lyase, biosynthetic, whose translation MPDKYLKMILNSRVYDVATETRLDFAQGLSVRLGNDVWLKREDLQPVFSFKLRGAYNKIASLDAASCEKGIITASAGNHAQGVALAAKHRGIKSLIVMPRTTPGIKVSSVRALGGKPLLHGDTYDEACEHAHKLAKERGMIFIHPYDDPEVIAGQGTVAMEVLQQQRDPIHAVFVPVGGGGLIAGMAAYIKALRPDIRVIGVEPEDAPCMYEALKRKRRVVLDQVGIFADGVAVRQAGKEPYRLARKFVDEIMLVSTDEICAATKDIFDDTRAMVEPAGALAVAGIKKYVEREGCTDESLIAINSGANINFDRLRHVAERAEIGERREALLAVTIPEQPGSFLKFCRTLGKRGITEFNYRYADAHDAQVFAGVQLSGGDEEREELLDTLRKQGYAVVDMTDNEMAKTHIRFMVGGHASGIDDEVLYRFEFPERPGALLKFLASMGKRWNISLFHYRNHGAAYGRVLVGVQVPPAERKGFRASLDDLGYTWFEELDNPAYTLFLG comes from the coding sequence ATGCCAGACAAATACCTGAAAATGATCCTCAATTCGCGGGTCTACGACGTTGCCACTGAAACCCGCCTGGATTTTGCGCAAGGCCTGTCCGTGCGGCTGGGCAATGATGTGTGGTTGAAGCGCGAGGACCTGCAGCCAGTATTTTCCTTCAAGCTGCGTGGCGCCTATAACAAGATTGCCAGCCTCGATGCGGCGAGTTGCGAAAAAGGCATTATTACCGCATCAGCGGGTAATCATGCGCAGGGCGTAGCACTGGCGGCGAAACATCGCGGCATAAAATCCCTGATTGTAATGCCGCGCACCACACCGGGGATCAAGGTCAGCTCGGTGCGTGCGCTGGGCGGCAAACCGTTGCTGCACGGTGATACCTACGATGAAGCCTGCGAGCATGCGCACAAGCTGGCGAAAGAACGCGGCATGATATTTATCCACCCCTATGATGACCCCGAAGTGATTGCCGGGCAGGGCACGGTGGCGATGGAAGTGCTGCAACAGCAGCGTGACCCGATACATGCCGTGTTTGTTCCGGTTGGCGGTGGTGGGTTGATTGCCGGCATGGCGGCCTACATCAAGGCCTTGCGCCCGGATATCCGCGTCATTGGTGTAGAGCCCGAAGATGCGCCGTGCATGTACGAGGCGCTGAAACGCAAACGGCGCGTGGTGCTCGACCAGGTCGGTATTTTTGCTGACGGTGTTGCGGTGCGACAGGCCGGCAAGGAACCTTACCGGTTGGCGCGCAAGTTTGTGGATGAGATTATGCTGGTCAGCACGGATGAAATCTGTGCTGCCACCAAGGATATCTTCGATGATACCCGTGCCATGGTGGAACCGGCCGGAGCGTTGGCCGTGGCCGGCATAAAAAAATATGTCGAGCGCGAGGGTTGCACTGATGAATCCCTGATTGCGATTAACAGTGGTGCCAATATCAATTTTGATCGCCTGCGCCACGTGGCCGAGCGCGCTGAAATTGGCGAACGCCGCGAAGCCCTGCTGGCTGTCACCATCCCCGAGCAACCCGGCAGCTTCCTGAAATTCTGTCGCACACTGGGCAAGCGGGGGATTACCGAGTTTAATTATCGTTATGCCGATGCGCACGATGCACAGGTTTTCGCCGGTGTGCAGTTGAGCGGTGGTGACGAAGAACGTGAGGAGCTGCTCGATACACTGCGCAAGCAGGGTTATGCTGTGGTCGACATGACCGACAACGAAATGGCCAAGACCCACATCCGTTTCATGGTGGGGGGGCACGCCTCGGGCATCGACGATGAAGTACTGTACCGCTTCGAGTTTCCCGAACGCCCCGGCGCACTGCTGAAGTTCCTTGCCAGCATGGGCAAGCGCTGGAATATCAGCCTGTTTCATTACCGTAATCACGGTGCGGCCTACGGCCGGGTGCTGGTCGGGGTGCAGGTGCCGCCAGCGGAGCGAAAAGGCTTCCGCGCCTCGCTGGATGATCTGGGTTATACCTGGTTCGAGGAACTGGATAACCCGGCTTACACACTGTTTCTTGGCTGA
- a CDS encoding DUF2235 domain-containing protein has product MKKRIIICADGTWNRPEKDLDKDFPTNVLKLARAIKPIGSDKVPQQVFYDWGIGSYYAKLSGGITGKGINKNIMDDYRYIVQNYAPGDELFFFGFSRGAYTVRSLCGMINNIGILKRPDARLIQQAFNHYKKPGKAWHPRGEKSVAFRRKHSHRGRDIAFVGVWDTVGALGIPFSFLGLLDRKDEFYDNKMGPIIKVARHAMAIDELRSDFEPTIWEPRPGIDLKQAWFAGVHSDVGGSYAPDKDGGLASDYAMDWMMREARKLNLTLERHLGRSLKPEPDATLHKSRKFIYRSKRPYYRPIDHGKGEILIHKSVKIRWDLDPKYRPKNLRDYLKANNDNWPQLVS; this is encoded by the coding sequence GTGAAAAAACGGATTATCATCTGTGCCGACGGCACCTGGAACCGTCCCGAGAAAGATCTCGACAAGGATTTCCCCACTAATGTCCTGAAACTCGCACGTGCGATTAAACCGATCGGCAGCGATAAAGTCCCGCAACAGGTATTTTATGACTGGGGCATAGGATCGTACTATGCAAAACTCAGCGGCGGCATTACCGGCAAGGGCATCAATAAAAATATCATGGACGACTACCGGTATATCGTCCAGAACTATGCACCCGGCGATGAGTTATTCTTTTTCGGCTTCAGCCGCGGCGCCTACACCGTTCGCTCCCTGTGCGGGATGATCAACAACATCGGTATACTCAAACGCCCCGATGCCCGGCTCATCCAGCAGGCTTTCAATCACTATAAAAAACCTGGCAAGGCCTGGCACCCGAGGGGTGAAAAATCTGTCGCATTTCGCCGCAAGCACTCACACCGGGGCCGCGATATCGCCTTTGTCGGCGTCTGGGACACGGTTGGCGCACTCGGCATCCCGTTCTCTTTTCTTGGCCTGCTGGACCGCAAGGACGAGTTTTACGATAACAAGATGGGGCCCATTATCAAGGTTGCGCGACACGCCATGGCCATCGATGAATTGCGCAGTGATTTCGAGCCGACTATCTGGGAACCGCGCCCGGGCATCGACCTCAAACAGGCCTGGTTCGCCGGCGTACACAGTGATGTCGGCGGCAGCTACGCGCCCGACAAGGATGGCGGCCTGGCATCAGACTACGCCATGGACTGGATGATGCGTGAAGCCAGGAAGCTCAACCTGACCCTGGAGCGCCACCTGGGCAGAAGCCTGAAGCCCGAACCGGATGCCACACTGCACAAGTCCCGCAAGTTTATCTACCGTTCAAAACGGCCCTACTATCGCCCCATCGATCATGGCAAGGGTGAAATACTGATACACAAGTCTGTGAAAATACGCTGGGACCTGGATCCAAAATACCGGCCCAAAAATCTGCGCGATTACCTGAAGGCTAATAATGACAACTGGCCGCAGCTGGTGAGTTGA
- a CDS encoding WD40 repeat domain-containing protein: MSGCSVTKSQPPTHLLSGVHPGGAQRIAFSPSGRLLASGGLHGEVIIWSVGSGMEQRRLPAHRSRVQGLAWQDELHLLSVDRTGELRRYHVGTSDVVSRFFPGPVRAMKISTDRRYVLLGQANRVLRVNTGSLGVEAQGEIGGRIISVAVDAGGGQVAVSTADGRVLVGDRDLSHWRELERPSSDANDLHFSADGSRLLAGGWFRLWVWDVTSGVLEPRPTAHLGQVISVDINPDKQTWLTLGRQTDSSLYLIDAQSNRILRRLQAHNLCGWQARFSPDGRYAASAGEEGSIHLYDMKAPYRPVTVWGEESE, from the coding sequence GTGTCTGGTTGTTCGGTTACAAAAAGCCAGCCGCCGACACATCTGTTATCCGGGGTTCATCCCGGTGGTGCGCAGCGCATTGCTTTCTCGCCCTCCGGGCGCTTGCTGGCCAGCGGTGGATTGCATGGCGAAGTTATCATCTGGTCGGTTGGCAGTGGTATGGAGCAACGCCGCCTGCCTGCACACCGGTCAAGGGTGCAAGGGCTGGCCTGGCAAGATGAGCTGCATTTACTCAGCGTGGACAGGACGGGTGAATTGCGCCGCTATCATGTGGGCACCTCCGACGTAGTGTCGCGCTTTTTTCCAGGGCCCGTTCGGGCAATGAAGATATCAACGGACCGGCGCTATGTGTTGCTGGGGCAGGCCAACCGTGTGCTGCGGGTCAATACCGGGAGTCTGGGTGTCGAAGCGCAAGGCGAAATCGGTGGCCGGATTATTTCCGTCGCGGTTGATGCAGGAGGCGGGCAGGTGGCTGTTTCCACCGCAGATGGGCGCGTGCTTGTGGGAGATCGTGATCTGTCACACTGGCGCGAGCTGGAGCGACCCTCATCCGATGCAAATGATCTGCATTTCTCTGCGGATGGCAGCAGGCTATTGGCGGGAGGCTGGTTCAGGCTTTGGGTCTGGGATGTAACCAGCGGTGTGCTTGAGCCAAGGCCGACCGCGCACCTTGGGCAGGTCATTTCGGTGGACATCAACCCCGACAAGCAAACCTGGCTCACGCTGGGTCGGCAAACGGATTCTTCGTTGTACCTCATCGACGCACAGAGCAACCGTATCTTGCGCCGCCTGCAGGCGCACAACCTGTGTGGATGGCAGGCGCGTTTCAGTCCGGACGGGCGTTACGCGGCCAGCGCAGGGGAAGAGGGTTCAATACACCTCTATGATATGAAGGCGCCGTATCGCCCTGTAACGGTCTGGGGTGAAGAAAGCGAATAG